In Candidatus Binatia bacterium, the genomic stretch TCGAAGAAATGGGATTGGCCAGCGTGAAAAGGGGAAGTTCTGGCGATATCTTTTAGAACGAAAAGCGACATCGTTCACGTCTGACGAAACCGCCGGCGGCGGTCCTGGGCCGAGTCGCACGGCTACCGCTTCGCATCGACTTGCACGAACAACCACAAGGCCACGGCAAGCTCCGACGGCAACTGGAGACTCGCGATCGCTTCGTCCGATCCGGGTATTCCGAACTGGCTCGACACCGGCGGGAGACACGAGGGACAGATGCTCCCCCGCTGGTGCCTCGCACCGAACAGCACGCAGAACCCCGGGTCTGAGCTCGTGCCGCTCGGCCATGCCGCCTCGCGGCCTAGTGCACCGCTACTCGCCGCGGGGGAAGTTCACGTCCTTCGTCGTCTCTTCCCACTCGTCCATCGTCGCCGTGAGGTCCGCGATCTTCTGTCGGAAGGCGCCGAGGACGTCACGGCCCAGCAGAAGATGCAGTGGTGGCTTCTCGAGTTCGGTCACCTTCAGAACCGCGGCGGCGACCTTCGCCGGATCACCCGGAAGCTTGTCGGCGAACTGCTTGATGAGCTCCTTCCGCGCGCCGACCGTCTCCGCGTAGTCCTCGATCGTTGTTGCTGTCTCCTTCATGGAGCGCGTGCCCCAATCGGTGCGGAAGGCCCCGGGCTCGATCGCGGTCACCTTGATTCCGAACGAGTCCACCTCCTTCGAGAGCGCCTCGGTTAGCGCCTCGAGCGCAAACTTCGACGAGCTGTAGTAGACGTTGGGCGGATTCGCGACGAGTCCGGTCATCGAAGACATGTTCACGATATGGCCGCGTCGTCGCGCGCGCATGCCGGGGAGCACCGCTTTGATCGTATCGACCACCCCGAAGTAGTTCGTGTCGAAGAGACGTCGGACCTCGTCGTCCTCACCCTCCTCCAGCGCGGCCATGTAGCCGTAGCCCGCATTGTTCACGAGAACGTCGATGGCGCCAAACGCATTCTCCGTCTGCTCGACCGCCGCACGGATCTGCTCACGGTCGGTCACGTCGAGGCGACACGCGATCGCTTGGTCGGAGTGGGCCGCGACGATGTCCTCGACGGCCCTCGGATTGCGCGCCGTGACCGCGACCCTGTGCCCCTTCGCGAGCGCGAGAGCTGCGATCTCCCGGCCGATCCCGGTCGAGCAGCCCGTGATGAGCCACGCCGCGCCGCTCACTGGTCGAGCTCCGGGAGGCGACGCTTGTACGCGGCCGCGCGATCGCGCCGCTGCGTCGCCCGCTCGTCGTCGGTGACCCACGGCGTCCCCGCCGGCAGCTTTTCGCGAAGCTCCGCAATCTTCATCACTTCACCCCGCGCCGAGAGGTCGTCGCGCGGCCGCTGGCTCGGGAACTCGGCCATGCGCAGCGTCAGCATTCCCTCGTGCAGCCCGCAGGTGTCCAGCCAGTTGTAAACGCCCGGGTCGTTCGGACAGAGAACGTAACTGTACGTTCCGTCGGCATTCGGCCGAGACTGCGCTTTGTTCAGGCTGCTCGTCCGGTCCACGATCTCCATCGTGGTGCCCCAAACGTTCGCGAGCGGCACGACGAAGTACGCTGCCCCACCGTCGTTCACGTGCACGACGAAGGCTTCGTCGTCTTCCAGCCGGAAGTGGCCTCCGACGTAGAACTGGTTGCGCAGCGCCCCGCCCTTGTCGGCGGAATACGCGAGGCTGAACTTGTTCGGCCTGCGTTGAACCGTCCCGCGACTCATCCCGAGCGTGAAGTTCGCGTAGTGCAACATGAACTCGGCGGTGAGCTGCGCCTGCTCCTCGAGCGTCTTCGCCGGCGTCGACGGCTCGGGGCCCAGGCGTTCAATGCGGAGCTCATTCGGTTCGTCTTTCGACCAATCGAGCATGACGTCGCGGATGTAGAACTCATGTGCCTCAGGCGCCGACTGAATATGGTTCGGTCGACCGTCCGCCGGGCTGCTGTCGACCGTGATCGTGAAGGTCCGGTCGTCGTTCACCACGACATCGTGTCCGGAGAGGACGTCGACCGAGTTCATGTTGGGGTCCCACAGCGTGAAGTAGTTCTCGGTCATCCGACGCTCCGCGACGCGGCCGTGGATGCGATACTTTTCGTCCCCCGAGATCGGAATCACGCGATAGATCGAATCGGGATTGTCGATTCCCCAGCGCGAGCCTCGGATCTGCTTCCCCTGGAGCGGATGCCCGAGCCGCGTAATACAGATCACCTTGGGCCGAAGCGGATCCTGGT encodes the following:
- a CDS encoding oxidoreductase encodes the protein MSGAAWLITGCSTGIGREIAALALAKGHRVAVTARNPRAVEDIVAAHSDQAIACRLDVTDREQIRAAVEQTENAFGAIDVLVNNAGYGYMAALEEGEDDEVRRLFDTNYFGVVDTIKAVLPGMRARRRGHIVNMSSMTGLVANPPNVYYSSSKFALEALTEALSKEVDSFGIKVTAIEPGAFRTDWGTRSMKETATTIEDYAETVGARKELIKQFADKLPGDPAKVAAAVLKVTELEKPPLHLLLGRDVLGAFRQKIADLTATMDEWEETTKDVNFPRGE